Proteins encoded within one genomic window of Nordella sp. HKS 07:
- a CDS encoding alpha/beta fold hydrolase — MSLPQSRKTRALLAYLAMNDKPQRRERLCELFWDIPDDPRGALRWSLAKLRPILNTDGETRLIADRNTVQLAPGSFGLDHQLIRGLAPEAIDTVATERLEAIAAAFSGPLLADLHLPRCAAFEAWRVYCANEAEILHLKILRTLIDRLAEEPERAITHAHALQSLLPDEDLGKEIAHLGLRARRLVSAKPAVPEPVPPPAAQAAPAAPIRDRRLAVPEVNGTATQRICYTQSRDGTRIAYSVTGSGPVIVRASHWMSHLEFDWESPVWGHWIDALSSGFTLVRYDGRLNGLSDTSCQNISFETFISDLECVIEATGFDRFVLLGISQGCAFSAEYAVRHPEKVAGLVLYGGYVRGWRARGDANEIERREAMSVLLRQGWGQDDPMFRQVFTNMFIPGANRAQMDWFNELQRRTLTPENAWRLAHAVADIDVAAAMDRITVPTLVLHARNDRVAPLSEGLDIARRIKGARFVELDSANHILLSEEAAFQGFVAETTAFANSVLQSRPAMAMSHKTRRQATIPVGELRLRDQSGGRARAGSGAGRGRSVAQPGDRARADEWRHHPRRFRDRIDGVLRRAQAARGPRGIRLPDRTGAAPARGRAGRPGDQHLHRARYGQCGGQRRTRAGPGRGAWRTGFGGSSDQPGAAPRSRDRHGTDALIRRRLCHHA; from the coding sequence GTGAGCCTGCCGCAGTCGCGCAAGACCCGCGCGCTGCTTGCCTATCTCGCCATGAATGACAAACCGCAGCGCCGCGAGCGGCTGTGCGAATTGTTCTGGGACATACCCGATGACCCGCGCGGCGCGCTGCGCTGGAGTCTGGCGAAGCTGCGCCCGATCCTCAATACCGATGGCGAAACGCGCTTGATCGCCGATCGCAACACGGTCCAGCTCGCACCCGGTTCGTTTGGTCTCGATCACCAGCTGATCAGGGGGCTGGCGCCCGAGGCGATCGATACCGTCGCGACGGAGCGGCTGGAAGCGATTGCCGCGGCATTCTCAGGCCCACTCCTCGCCGATCTTCATCTGCCGCGCTGCGCGGCCTTCGAGGCCTGGCGCGTCTATTGCGCGAACGAAGCCGAAATACTGCACCTGAAGATCCTTCGCACCCTGATCGACCGGCTCGCCGAGGAGCCGGAGCGGGCGATCACCCATGCGCACGCGCTGCAATCGCTGCTGCCTGACGAGGATCTCGGCAAGGAGATCGCTCATCTCGGCCTGCGGGCGCGCCGGCTGGTCAGCGCTAAACCGGCTGTGCCAGAGCCTGTCCCGCCGCCGGCAGCGCAAGCCGCACCGGCCGCGCCGATCCGCGACAGGCGGCTTGCCGTCCCGGAGGTCAACGGGACCGCGACGCAGCGCATTTGCTACACCCAGTCGCGCGACGGCACGCGCATCGCTTATTCCGTTACCGGATCCGGGCCGGTGATCGTGCGTGCATCGCACTGGATGTCGCATCTCGAATTTGATTGGGAAAGTCCGGTCTGGGGGCATTGGATCGACGCCCTGTCCAGCGGCTTCACCCTGGTGCGTTATGACGGGCGTCTGAACGGCCTGTCGGATACGAGCTGCCAGAACATCTCCTTCGAAACTTTCATCAGCGATCTCGAATGCGTCATCGAGGCCACCGGTTTCGATCGCTTCGTGCTTCTGGGGATTTCTCAAGGCTGCGCCTTCTCGGCCGAATATGCGGTGCGCCATCCCGAGAAGGTTGCCGGCCTCGTGCTGTATGGCGGCTATGTGCGCGGCTGGCGGGCGCGCGGCGATGCCAATGAGATCGAGCGGCGCGAGGCGATGTCCGTGCTGCTGCGCCAGGGCTGGGGTCAGGACGACCCGATGTTCCGCCAGGTCTTCACCAACATGTTCATCCCCGGCGCCAACCGTGCCCAGATGGACTGGTTCAACGAGCTGCAGCGGCGCACCCTCACGCCGGAAAACGCCTGGCGGCTTGCCCACGCCGTCGCCGACATAGATGTCGCGGCCGCGATGGACCGGATCACCGTTCCGACGCTGGTGCTGCATGCCCGCAACGACCGCGTGGCGCCGCTCTCGGAAGGCCTCGACATCGCGCGCAGAATAAAGGGCGCGCGCTTCGTCGAGCTGGACAGCGCGAATCACATATTGCTGTCGGAAGAGGCGGCGTTCCAGGGCTTCGTCGCCGAGACGACCGCCTTCGCAAATTCCGTGCTGCAGAGCCGGCCGGCCATGGCGATGAGCCACAAGACCCGCCGCCAGGCGACGATCCCTGTCGGCGAACTTCGTCTCCGCGACCAATCCGGCGGACGAGCTCGCGCCGGAAGTGGCGCTGGACGCGGTCGATCCGTTGCTCAGCCGGGCGACCGAGCTCGTGCAGACGAATGGCGGCACCATCCTCGCCGCTTCCGAGACCGGATTGACGGCGTCCTTCGGCGCGCCCAAGCCGCTCGAGGACCACGCGGCATTCGCCTGCCGGACCGCACTGGCGCTGCGCCAGCTCGCGGCCGCGCAGGCCGGCCCGGCGATCAGCATCTGCATCGCGCTCGATACGGGCAATGTGGTGGTCAGCGACGCACCCGAGCCGGACCGGGCCGAGGTGCGTGGCGGACCGGTTTCGGTGGCTCATCTGATCAGCCAGGCGCCGCGCCCCGATCGCGTGATCGCCACGGAACGGACGCACTCATCCGCCGGCGGCTTTGTCACCATGCGTGA
- a CDS encoding DUF1127 domain-containing protein, with product MMDRCATPGARRFLAHARDRSNTCRRKGYPSNGDRRIMHKPGAHVLSRALPLVGALSRRLGRRSRCAGRAEKLSDHLLKDIGLSRSELLIRRLEGPGRGGRSCR from the coding sequence ATGATGGATCGGTGCGCGACTCCCGGCGCGCGTCGTTTCCTCGCTCATGCACGCGATCGTTCCAACACATGTCGGCGAAAAGGATACCCGTCTAATGGAGATCGTCGAATCATGCACAAACCAGGAGCCCATGTACTGTCCCGCGCTTTGCCCCTTGTGGGCGCGCTTTCCCGGCGGCTCGGCCGCCGGTCGCGCTGCGCCGGGAGGGCGGAGAAACTGTCTGACCACTTGCTGAAGGATATCGGCCTGTCGCGTTCCGAGCTTCTCATCCGGAGACTTGAAGGGCCGGGCCGGGGCGGACGGAGCTGCCGCTAA
- a CDS encoding MaoC family dehydratase encodes MSEKATRSGWCGTRFGKPEIGARAEIRRVTQASDVVAFSAMTGDCNPLHFDQAAAARSVFGRLIVQGGVTSGLLNAIVAENLPGPGSVFLGVEWKFHKAVGIGEEIIARAEVLSVRDDKPICTLSTSVANSAGEICLSGTATTYTVALE; translated from the coding sequence ATGAGCGAGAAAGCGACGCGATCGGGATGGTGCGGAACCCGCTTCGGCAAGCCGGAAATCGGCGCCAGGGCGGAGATACGGCGAGTGACGCAAGCGAGCGATGTCGTCGCCTTCAGCGCGATGACGGGTGACTGCAATCCGCTGCATTTTGATCAGGCCGCGGCCGCCCGCTCGGTATTCGGGCGGCTGATTGTTCAGGGCGGCGTCACATCCGGGCTACTCAATGCCATCGTGGCGGAGAACCTGCCCGGGCCGGGCTCAGTCTTTCTTGGTGTCGAATGGAAGTTCCACAAGGCCGTCGGCATCGGCGAGGAGATCATTGCCCGCGCCGAAGTGCTGAGCGTGCGCGACGACAAGCCGATCTGCACCTTGTCCACCAGCGTCGCCAATTCGGCCGGCGAGATCTGCCTGTCCGGGACGGCAACGACCTATACGGTGGCGCTCGAATGA
- a CDS encoding NAD(P)/FAD-dependent oxidoreductase → MSNEPDLKPYYDAIIVGARCAGAATAMLLAKAGLRVLAVDRQAYGSDTLSTHALMRPAVMQLARWNLLASLIEAGAPVIETTTFHYGEQQVPVAIRPEPGLPGLIAPRRTELDRVLVDAARGAGATILHDTLVSDLSFDARGRVRGVVLADAAGHRRTIGAGHVVGADGLGSRVARLVDAPVLAQGLAQVAHVFGYAPMPARLSGYHWYFAKHVSGGLIPTNDGLACIVVSIPACRFDATFRADLIGSRRQALELLAPGLGDYATTYEVGRLKAFKGAPGQLRQAYGPGWLLVGDAGFFRDPLTSHGISDALRDAEGAATAIISGHAGALRQFQDERDSLALPLLAATDAIAAFDWSLEELPLRHKRFSEAMKAEVEVLKGRSGRDLFDQLGGRRLVSRHVEEFCHAS, encoded by the coding sequence ATGAGCAACGAACCCGACCTCAAGCCATACTACGATGCGATCATCGTCGGTGCGCGCTGCGCCGGCGCGGCGACGGCCATGCTGCTCGCCAAGGCTGGATTGCGCGTGCTGGCGGTCGATCGCCAGGCCTATGGCTCCGACACGCTCTCGACCCATGCGCTGATGCGGCCCGCGGTGATGCAGCTGGCGCGCTGGAATCTGCTGGCGTCCCTGATCGAGGCAGGCGCGCCGGTGATCGAAACGACGACCTTTCACTATGGCGAGCAGCAGGTCCCGGTCGCCATACGCCCCGAGCCCGGCCTGCCCGGACTTATCGCGCCGCGCCGCACCGAGCTCGACCGCGTGCTGGTGGATGCGGCGCGTGGCGCCGGCGCAACAATCCTGCACGATACGCTGGTCAGCGATCTGAGCTTCGATGCGCGCGGCCGCGTTCGCGGTGTCGTGCTGGCCGATGCGGCCGGCCACCGCCGCACGATCGGCGCGGGTCATGTGGTCGGCGCCGACGGTCTCGGCTCGCGCGTCGCCCGCCTGGTCGATGCGCCCGTGCTCGCGCAAGGTCTGGCCCAGGTCGCGCATGTCTTCGGCTATGCGCCGATGCCGGCCAGGCTTTCGGGCTATCATTGGTATTTCGCCAAACATGTCAGCGGCGGCCTCATTCCGACGAACGACGGCCTGGCCTGCATCGTCGTATCGATACCGGCATGCCGCTTCGACGCCACATTCCGCGCCGATCTGATCGGCAGTCGCCGGCAGGCGCTCGAGCTGCTGGCGCCGGGCCTCGGAGACTATGCGACCACTTACGAAGTCGGACGCCTCAAGGCGTTCAAGGGCGCGCCCGGCCAGTTGCGCCAGGCATATGGCCCTGGTTGGCTTCTGGTCGGCGATGCCGGCTTCTTCCGCGACCCGCTGACCTCGCATGGCATCTCCGATGCGCTGCGCGATGCGGAGGGCGCGGCGACCGCCATCATTTCAGGTCATGCCGGTGCGTTGCGCCAGTTCCAGGACGAACGCGACAGCCTGGCTCTGCCGCTTCTGGCCGCGACCGACGCCATTGCCGCCTTCGACTGGTCGCTGGAAGAACTGCCCCTGCGCCACAAGCGCTTCAGCGAAGCGATGAAGGCCGAAGTCGAGGTCCTGAAGGGTCGGTCTGGTCGCGATCTTTTCGATCAACTGGGTGGCCGGCGGCTGGTATCGAGACACGTCGAAGAATTTTGTCACGCAAGCTGA
- a CDS encoding NAD(P)/FAD-dependent oxidoreductase has product MYATDVAIVGAGQAGLAMSRCLSVLGVDHVLFERGAVGARWRTHVWESLRLLTPNWLNGLPDSPYQGDDPDGFMRHGDFLARLEAYADMIGAPVMSDTEVLSLAREPEGFCLTTSRGTWRSRAVVVATGQCDLPRLPDHSSVKGVLNLHSSQYRTPHGLPQGGVLVVGASASGVQIADEISRSGRQVTLAVGRHMRVPRHWRGRDIFWWMDRLGILAERTHSLADPEAALREPVVQLAGRPDRSNADLPSLQALGVRLAGRFAGVEAGKVSFHDDLAESVACAEAKLYRLLARFDDFAGIGPNAPRQTIAPVTFEAQAPRRLSLRGENIRSIIWATGYRRDFGWLKIAAALRPDGDLAHQEGAATVPGLFALGFRLLRKRDSHFIGGVGADAAVIARQIRAFLDERAWRAA; this is encoded by the coding sequence ATGTACGCGACAGATGTCGCCATTGTCGGTGCCGGCCAGGCCGGCCTCGCCATGAGCCGCTGCCTTTCCGTTCTCGGCGTCGACCATGTTCTCTTCGAACGCGGCGCGGTCGGCGCCCGCTGGCGCACGCATGTCTGGGAGTCGCTGAGGCTGCTCACGCCGAACTGGCTCAACGGCCTGCCGGACTCGCCCTATCAGGGAGATGACCCGGACGGCTTCATGCGGCATGGCGACTTCCTCGCCCGCCTCGAAGCCTATGCCGACATGATCGGCGCCCCGGTGATGAGCGACACCGAAGTGCTGTCGCTGGCGCGTGAGCCGGAAGGCTTCTGCCTGACCACGAGCAGAGGCACTTGGCGCAGCCGCGCCGTGGTGGTCGCCACCGGCCAATGCGATCTCCCGCGTCTGCCGGACCATTCGTCCGTCAAAGGCGTGCTGAACTTGCATTCGTCGCAATATCGCACGCCGCATGGGCTTCCCCAGGGCGGCGTTCTCGTCGTCGGCGCGTCGGCATCGGGCGTCCAGATTGCCGATGAGATCAGCCGCAGCGGCCGCCAGGTGACGCTTGCCGTCGGCCGGCACATGCGCGTGCCGCGCCACTGGCGTGGGCGCGACATATTCTGGTGGATGGACCGGCTCGGCATACTGGCCGAGCGGACCCACAGCCTTGCCGATCCCGAAGCGGCGCTGCGCGAGCCGGTGGTGCAACTGGCCGGGCGGCCGGATCGTTCGAACGCCGACCTGCCGTCCCTGCAGGCGCTGGGCGTGCGGCTCGCCGGGCGTTTCGCCGGTGTGGAGGCGGGCAAGGTCAGCTTCCACGACGACCTGGCGGAGAGCGTCGCCTGTGCCGAGGCCAAGCTCTACCGACTGCTGGCGCGCTTCGACGATTTCGCCGGCATCGGCCCAAACGCGCCGCGTCAAACGATCGCTCCCGTGACGTTCGAGGCACAGGCGCCCCGCCGGCTGTCGCTGCGCGGCGAGAATATCCGCAGCATCATCTGGGCGACAGGGTATCGGCGCGATTTCGGCTGGCTGAAGATCGCCGCCGCGCTGCGGCCCGACGGCGACCTGGCGCATCAGGAAGGTGCCGCGACCGTGCCGGGCCTCTTTGCCCTCGGCTTCCGTCTCCTGCGCAAGCGCGATTCACATTTCATCGGCGGGGTGGGCGCGGATGCCGCCGTCATCGCGCGGCAGATCCGGGCGTTTCTCGACGAGCGCGCCTGGCGGGCGGCATAG
- a CDS encoding OsmC family protein, protein MNVQTRPPRQPLNGVDTPTLINTINFVAGQPDLAKFQFRASNEWLDGTHSRTTMRDFTGAGGEQTHVMPYSAESDHPTVLCGGDRAPTPVEWLLHALATCLTAGIGNIAAARGVKLTKVRSFVEGDIDLRGILGISDDVRNGYSDIAIRFEIEGDAPREKLQQIVEQARARSAVFDVLANGVPVSVSVSGK, encoded by the coding sequence ATGAACGTCCAGACCAGACCGCCGCGCCAGCCGCTGAACGGTGTCGATACCCCGACACTCATCAACACGATCAACTTCGTCGCCGGCCAGCCCGATCTCGCCAAGTTCCAATTCCGCGCCAGCAATGAATGGCTGGACGGAACCCATAGCCGTACCACAATGCGCGATTTCACCGGCGCCGGGGGCGAGCAGACGCATGTCATGCCCTATTCGGCCGAGAGTGATCATCCGACCGTGCTGTGCGGCGGCGACCGCGCGCCGACGCCGGTCGAGTGGCTGCTGCATGCATTGGCCACCTGCCTGACCGCTGGCATTGGCAACATCGCCGCGGCCAGAGGCGTCAAACTCACCAAGGTGCGTTCCTTCGTCGAAGGCGATATCGATCTGCGCGGTATTCTCGGCATCTCGGATGACGTGCGCAACGGCTATAGCGATATCGCGATCCGCTTCGAGATCGAAGGCGATGCGCCGCGCGAGAAGCTGCAGCAGATCGTCGAACAGGCGCGTGCCCGCTCGGCCGTCTTCGATGTGCTGGCGAACGGCGTTCCCGTGTCGGTCTCCGTCTCGGGCAAGTAA